One genomic segment of Alkalimarinus alittae includes these proteins:
- the putA gene encoding bifunctional proline dehydrogenase/L-glutamate gamma-semialdehyde dehydrogenase PutA, whose translation MFKAVDSTNPQFMMQSAAELKQYISSNYCVDENSYLEQLLALVKTDDTKSIAEQATRLIEQVRAQDGSVHMIDSLLLQYSLDTQEGILLMCLAEALMRVPDSETAEALISDRLGVADWKKHLKKSESVLVNAATWGLMLTGKVVILDRKINGTPANVINRLVKRLGESVIRKAMHQAMSVMGKHFVLGRDIEEAFKNAQKNLSEGYTYSFDMLGEAALTRSDADKYLKDYQTAIARIGQYNAQLSDTHNDTNTVTHGGKNILHPSISIKFSALHPRYEEGQKHRVITELYQSALTLIKQARQLNVGITIDAEEMDRLELSLTLFEKLYQSDEVKGWGNFGLVVQAYSKRALPVLTWLTALSREQGDLIPLRLVKGAYWDTEIKLSQQAGLTEYPVFTRKEATDVSYLACAHFLFSDEVRGRIYPQFATHNAHTVASIKSIATHDHYEFQRLHGMGDALYHIVLKSNQSDQKANKVRIYAPVGAHADLLPYLVRRLLENGANSSFVHRLVDANTPISSLVHHPMEVLWKQSPLRNNKIPLPSDIFGKERKNSSGINIDIASQWTPFNTQVSRFMTKQWQGGAIINGEAPSTGRVIEIKCPYRLSSIVGHVTWTDEAGVETAIESAYSAFEQWYKTPVEARARYLEKMADLIEANTPELVALCHREAGKIIQDSIDEIREAVDFCRYYAHQARVHFATPLVMPGPTGESNELYFQGRGVFACISPWNFPLAIFIGQVAAALVAGNTVIAKPAEQTTLIASLAVNLLHEAGIPKDVVQLLAGEGSVVGNAITQDDRIAGVAFTGSTATALRINRNLAARSGAIAPLIAETGGQNAMIVDSTALPEQVIKDVVESAFKSAGQRCSALRVLYIQKDVAPRMIALLKGAMAELSLGDPSLHATDVGPVIDSNAKNMLLDHIENMRKNAMVIYETNMPASLKKEHFVAPIAFKIENMSQLEKEHFGPILHVITYEASELDQVIKQINDSGYGLTLGIHTRNETTARYIDSKVRVGNVYINRNQIGAAVGVQPFGGQGLSGTGPKAGGPRYLFRFATERTRTINTTAVGGNATLLSLESEKITDH comes from the coding sequence ATGTTTAAGGCAGTAGATTCCACAAACCCACAGTTCATGATGCAGTCGGCTGCTGAACTGAAGCAATATATATCATCCAACTATTGTGTTGACGAAAACAGCTACCTAGAACAACTGTTAGCGCTGGTTAAAACAGACGATACAAAATCCATCGCAGAGCAAGCCACCAGATTAATTGAACAAGTAAGAGCTCAAGACGGATCAGTCCATATGATTGATTCTTTGTTATTGCAATATAGCCTAGACACACAAGAAGGTATTTTGTTGATGTGCCTTGCTGAAGCACTTATGAGGGTTCCCGACTCAGAAACAGCAGAAGCATTAATTAGTGATCGGCTCGGCGTTGCCGACTGGAAAAAACACCTTAAGAAAAGTGAATCAGTACTCGTTAATGCCGCTACATGGGGGCTGATGCTAACGGGCAAAGTCGTTATTCTCGATCGAAAAATTAACGGCACCCCTGCTAACGTTATAAACCGTCTCGTTAAGCGCTTAGGCGAATCCGTTATACGAAAAGCCATGCATCAAGCCATGTCTGTCATGGGCAAACATTTTGTACTCGGAAGAGACATCGAAGAAGCGTTTAAAAACGCACAGAAAAACCTTTCCGAAGGCTACACCTACTCTTTTGATATGTTGGGTGAGGCCGCGTTAACGCGTTCCGATGCCGATAAATACCTTAAAGACTATCAAACAGCTATCGCCCGTATTGGACAGTACAACGCTCAACTATCAGACACCCATAACGATACAAATACCGTCACTCACGGCGGAAAAAACATCTTGCACCCTTCGATTTCAATAAAATTTTCAGCGCTGCACCCTCGATATGAAGAAGGTCAAAAACACCGTGTAATCACCGAGCTATACCAAAGTGCATTAACACTCATCAAACAGGCTCGACAACTCAATGTTGGCATCACCATTGATGCAGAAGAAATGGATAGACTTGAGTTATCTCTAACACTATTCGAGAAGCTTTATCAGTCTGATGAGGTCAAGGGCTGGGGTAATTTTGGCTTAGTCGTCCAGGCCTACTCCAAGCGAGCGCTACCTGTTTTAACCTGGCTTACGGCTTTATCACGAGAGCAAGGCGACTTAATACCTTTACGCCTCGTAAAAGGGGCTTACTGGGATACTGAAATCAAACTATCCCAACAAGCAGGTCTTACAGAATATCCTGTCTTTACGCGCAAGGAAGCGACAGATGTTTCTTACCTAGCATGTGCCCATTTTTTATTTAGTGACGAGGTAAGAGGCCGAATATACCCTCAGTTTGCAACGCACAATGCTCACACTGTTGCCAGTATTAAAAGTATCGCGACCCACGACCATTATGAATTTCAGCGCCTTCATGGCATGGGGGATGCGCTGTACCATATTGTTTTAAAGAGTAATCAGTCAGACCAAAAAGCCAATAAAGTGCGTATTTATGCGCCTGTAGGTGCTCATGCAGACCTGCTTCCCTATTTAGTACGACGGTTATTAGAAAACGGCGCAAACTCATCGTTTGTGCACCGTCTAGTTGATGCAAATACACCTATTTCAAGCCTAGTACATCACCCTATGGAGGTTCTGTGGAAACAATCACCACTTAGAAATAATAAAATCCCACTTCCTTCTGATATCTTTGGTAAAGAACGCAAGAACTCATCAGGTATCAACATTGATATTGCGAGTCAGTGGACGCCTTTTAACACGCAGGTCAGTCGTTTTATGACTAAGCAATGGCAAGGGGGGGCTATTATAAACGGGGAAGCGCCTTCAACGGGTCGCGTCATTGAGATCAAATGTCCTTACCGCTTAAGTAGCATCGTCGGTCATGTAACATGGACAGATGAAGCAGGTGTAGAAACAGCCATCGAATCTGCCTACTCTGCATTTGAACAGTGGTATAAAACACCTGTTGAAGCGCGTGCGCGTTACTTAGAAAAAATGGCTGATTTAATAGAAGCTAACACGCCAGAGCTCGTTGCATTATGCCACAGAGAAGCTGGGAAAATCATTCAAGATAGCATCGACGAAATACGTGAAGCGGTTGATTTTTGTCGTTACTATGCTCATCAAGCGCGCGTCCATTTTGCAACGCCTCTTGTGATGCCTGGCCCAACAGGTGAGTCTAACGAATTGTACTTTCAAGGCCGTGGAGTCTTTGCTTGTATTAGCCCTTGGAACTTTCCACTTGCGATATTTATTGGTCAAGTTGCTGCAGCCTTAGTGGCGGGTAATACCGTCATTGCCAAACCTGCAGAACAAACCACCTTAATTGCAAGCCTAGCCGTCAACCTTCTCCATGAAGCCGGAATACCCAAAGACGTGGTTCAATTATTGGCTGGTGAAGGCTCCGTGGTTGGCAATGCAATTACTCAAGATGATCGCATAGCCGGTGTAGCCTTCACAGGGTCGACAGCCACAGCATTACGCATTAACCGTAACCTTGCGGCGCGTTCAGGCGCCATTGCACCGTTGATTGCCGAAACGGGCGGACAAAATGCGATGATTGTTGATAGCACCGCGCTGCCAGAACAAGTCATTAAAGATGTCGTTGAGTCAGCCTTTAAAAGCGCAGGTCAACGCTGCTCTGCCCTTAGAGTGTTATACATTCAAAAAGATGTTGCCCCACGAATGATAGCGCTTTTAAAGGGTGCAATGGCTGAGTTAAGCCTTGGTGACCCCTCCTTGCATGCAACAGATGTAGGACCCGTGATAGATAGCAATGCTAAAAATATGCTGCTTGATCACATAGAAAATATGCGTAAAAACGCAATGGTCATTTATGAAACAAACATGCCCGCGTCACTGAAAAAAGAGCACTTCGTAGCGCCAATTGCTTTCAAAATAGAGAACATGAGCCAACTAGAAAAAGAACATTTCGGCCCAATTTTACATGTCATCACTTATGAAGCTAGTGAATTAGATCAAGTTATTAAACAAATTAATGATTCAGGCTATGGCCTAACCTTAGGTATTCATACCCGTAACGAAACGACGGCACGCTATATCGATAGCAAAGTGCGTGTCGGTAACGTTTACATCAATAGGAATCAAATTGGTGCTGCAGTGGGCGTTCAGCCATTCGGTGGCCAAGGCCTTTCTGGTACAGGCCCAAAAGCAGGCGGTCCACGCTACTTATTTCGTTTTGCAACAGAGAGGACTCGAACAATTAACACCACCGCCGTAGGGGGTAACGCAACACTATTATCGTTGGAGAGCGAGAAGATCACCGATCATTAA
- the putP gene encoding sodium/proline symporter PutP: MIENSLVVTATFIIYLIMMMVIGYIAYKRTTSSSDYFLGGRSLGPWPAALSAGASDMSGWLLLGLPGYALASGFEAFWLAGGLLLGFWLNWLITARRLRVYTIISNDSLTLPAFFSNRFRDNSKLLQIISAFFILLFFLFYTSSGLVAGGKLFETVFGLNYTWAVIIGTLCVISYTLFGGFLAVAWTDLVQGLLMAAALLVVPVIAMQSEGGFTALFDGMEASNPHLLNMFTDSKGETLSIISIVSLVAWGLGYFGQPHILARFAAIRSNRDIPTARRISVIWSGLSQFGALFVGFTGLIYVNTAMGGEIADAEKIFMLLVNALFHPVIAGILLAAILAAVMSTADSQLLVSSSALAEDFYKVLLNKEATPEQVVSVGRLGVVLISVVALSFALSPDNTVLGLVSYAWAGFGAAFGPALLLSLYWKRINRNGALAGIIVGGITVVAWKQLTGGIFDVYEIVPGVLFSTLAIVITSLASAEPSSDITQEFEKMVQELNNDGEIEVSHRVK; the protein is encoded by the coding sequence ATGATAGAAAATTCATTAGTCGTCACGGCGACATTTATCATCTATCTCATCATGATGATGGTGATAGGCTATATTGCATACAAACGAACCACGAGTTCGTCTGATTACTTTCTAGGAGGCCGATCGCTTGGCCCTTGGCCTGCCGCATTAAGCGCAGGCGCATCTGATATGAGCGGGTGGTTATTATTAGGTTTACCAGGCTACGCTTTAGCATCCGGTTTTGAAGCGTTTTGGTTGGCGGGAGGGTTACTGCTAGGCTTCTGGCTGAACTGGTTAATAACGGCAAGAAGACTAAGAGTCTATACCATCATATCCAACGACTCCCTCACCCTGCCTGCTTTCTTTTCTAACCGTTTTAGAGATAACAGTAAATTACTTCAGATCATTTCTGCTTTTTTTATACTACTATTTTTTCTCTTCTACACAAGCTCTGGCTTGGTGGCCGGCGGTAAGTTATTTGAAACAGTATTCGGTCTTAACTACACCTGGGCTGTTATTATTGGCACTTTGTGCGTTATATCCTACACACTCTTTGGCGGCTTTTTAGCCGTTGCTTGGACAGACTTGGTTCAAGGGTTGTTAATGGCAGCAGCACTGCTCGTTGTGCCGGTTATCGCGATGCAAAGTGAAGGTGGCTTTACTGCCTTATTTGATGGCATGGAAGCCTCCAACCCTCACCTACTCAATATGTTTACCGATAGCAAAGGCGAGACGCTTTCAATTATCTCTATTGTTTCTCTCGTTGCTTGGGGGTTAGGCTACTTTGGTCAGCCTCACATTTTAGCTCGTTTTGCAGCCATTCGCTCTAATCGAGATATCCCAACTGCACGTCGTATTTCTGTTATTTGGTCTGGCCTCAGTCAGTTTGGTGCGTTATTTGTTGGTTTTACCGGCCTGATTTACGTTAACACCGCGATGGGTGGAGAGATTGCTGACGCTGAGAAAATTTTCATGCTATTGGTTAATGCATTATTCCATCCGGTTATCGCCGGCATTCTGCTAGCCGCCATTCTGGCAGCTGTAATGAGTACAGCGGACTCTCAACTATTAGTATCATCCTCAGCACTCGCCGAAGATTTCTACAAAGTGCTTTTGAACAAAGAGGCCACGCCTGAGCAAGTCGTGTCGGTTGGCCGTTTAGGGGTTGTATTAATATCGGTCGTTGCACTTTCGTTTGCACTATCGCCCGATAATACCGTTCTAGGCCTAGTATCGTATGCTTGGGCAGGGTTCGGCGCAGCCTTTGGACCAGCGTTATTATTATCCCTGTATTGGAAGCGTATAAATCGCAACGGCGCATTAGCGGGCATCATAGTGGGGGGCATTACCGTTGTTGCTTGGAAGCAGCTAACGGGCGGCATCTTCGATGTTTACGAAATCGTACCGGGAGTACTGTTCAGTACTCTGGCTATTGTTATCACTTCACTGGCTAGCGCAGAGCCGTCTTCAGATATTACGCAAGAGTTCGAGAAGATGGTACAAGAGCTAAACAATGACGGCGAGATTGAGGTGTCTCACAGAGTTAAGTAA
- a CDS encoding PhzF family phenazine biosynthesis protein: protein MELEITVVDAFTDSIFGGNPAAVVITDEWLPDDLMQSIASENNLSETAFLVLSQASVYQIRWFSPLTEIDFCGHATLASAFVLFGKCPELSVITFTAKAVGELKVKKTESGKIQMNFPNTKPEKVDVIPDNLKQGLSIPPVEVYRNSQAYFVIYQSKLEVLSVQRNNEALVLLKPLDVVVTCKSESQEYDFVSRYFWPANGGDEDPVTGSIHTGLAPLWAERLRKHDLVAYQASKRGGVLSCLISGDRVLISGNAVQYLKGTITV, encoded by the coding sequence ATGGAACTCGAAATAACAGTGGTAGATGCGTTTACGGATTCTATATTTGGCGGAAACCCCGCTGCTGTGGTGATTACCGATGAGTGGCTACCTGATGATTTAATGCAGTCTATAGCATCAGAAAACAACCTTTCAGAGACTGCTTTTTTGGTTCTGTCTCAAGCGTCAGTTTACCAAATTCGCTGGTTTTCGCCGCTGACTGAAATCGATTTTTGTGGCCATGCAACCTTAGCATCTGCTTTTGTTTTGTTTGGCAAGTGCCCTGAGTTATCGGTGATTACATTTACTGCAAAGGCGGTTGGAGAGCTAAAAGTCAAGAAAACTGAATCAGGTAAGATTCAGATGAACTTCCCAAATACGAAACCTGAAAAGGTGGACGTTATTCCAGATAACTTGAAACAAGGTCTCTCTATTCCACCAGTCGAAGTCTATCGTAACTCGCAAGCATATTTCGTGATTTATCAATCAAAGCTTGAAGTGCTATCTGTACAACGCAATAACGAAGCCTTGGTTTTACTCAAACCGCTTGATGTAGTGGTAACCTGTAAATCTGAATCGCAAGAATACGACTTTGTATCTAGGTACTTTTGGCCTGCAAATGGCGGAGATGAAGACCCTGTAACAGGCTCAATTCATACTGGCCTAGCCCCGTTATGGGCTGAACGTCTTAGGAAACATGACCTAGTAGCCTATCAAGCTTCAAAACGAGGTGGCGTACTCAGCTGTTTAATTTCCGGAGATAGGGTACTGATTTCTGGTAATGCAGTTCAATATTTGAAAGGAACTATCACAGTTTAG
- a CDS encoding VOC family protein has protein sequence MQVERIDHLVLTVRDIEQSINFYERVMGMNKVIFGQGRIALSFGNQKINLHQLGNEFEPKASNVSVGSADLCFIIATSVLEVEEHLKTCGVPVIEGPVSRTGAMGKIESIYFQDPDGNLIEVSNY, from the coding sequence GTGCAAGTAGAAAGAATCGATCATTTGGTTTTAACCGTTCGGGATATTGAGCAAAGTATCAACTTTTACGAGCGGGTAATGGGGATGAATAAAGTAATATTTGGACAGGGCAGGATTGCTTTATCGTTTGGTAACCAAAAAATTAATTTGCACCAGCTTGGTAACGAATTTGAACCTAAAGCAAGTAATGTTAGTGTGGGTAGTGCTGATTTATGCTTTATTATAGCGACCTCCGTTCTAGAGGTCGAAGAGCACTTAAAGACATGTGGTGTGCCCGTAATAGAGGGGCCGGTAAGCCGTACGGGAGCCATGGGGAAAATAGAGTCGATTTATTTTCAAGACCCAGATGGCAACCTGATAGAGGTTTCAAACTACTAA
- a CDS encoding DUF3465 domain-containing protein: protein MKKLLILFILSVLSLVGFAGEQSISSAYETRTSDVQVRNTGRVIKILPDDNKGSVCSTKIQDVLCK, encoded by the coding sequence ATGAAAAAATTACTTATCTTATTCATTTTATCTGTACTTTCTCTTGTGGGGTTTGCAGGTGAGCAATCAATTTCCTCTGCTTACGAAACAAGAACAAGCGACGTACAAGTTCGTAATACTGGCAGAGTGATTAAAATTTTACCAGACGATAATAAAGGCTCTGTATGCTCGACAAAAATACAGGACGTATTGTGCAAGTAG
- a CDS encoding DUF7079 family protein yields MPLTDPQIKQRLPLWKALSDLWLDTELEGYDYAYIARTINESPFTLEEAFTIHKYEVAPAVFINLMSVAGEWAMFDEEWLKKRCLASANKRGRMLNRLMCAALSPFIKYHTDHHCQEIRKCYVTLKADLN; encoded by the coding sequence ATGCCACTTACCGATCCCCAAATAAAGCAGCGACTCCCTCTGTGGAAAGCACTTTCTGATTTATGGCTAGATACAGAGCTTGAGGGTTATGACTATGCATACATCGCTCGAACGATCAATGAATCACCTTTCACACTAGAAGAAGCGTTCACTATTCATAAATATGAAGTGGCCCCTGCTGTTTTTATTAACTTAATGAGTGTGGCTGGAGAATGGGCGATGTTTGATGAAGAGTGGTTAAAAAAACGTTGCTTAGCATCAGCAAACAAGAGAGGGCGGATGTTGAATCGACTTATGTGCGCTGCTTTAAGCCCGTTTATTAAGTACCATACAGATCACCATTGTCAGGAAATCAGAAAGTGTTATGTCACACTGAAGGCTGATCTGAATTAG
- a CDS encoding GNAT family N-acetyltransferase yields the protein MFVRKMEEKDLDAVSATCMASFMQSVAGTLSEEGVSTFSKIAASNAFLDRMKGDNLMLVAEIDGKVEGVIELKEGRHVAMLFISPERQKKGIGKKLLSSALNHAKVEIVTVSASLSSVPAYEKYGFECKGEEGESAGLAYQPMEIKLNNYRHRVSFGTLGALFGAQENNN from the coding sequence GTGTTTGTCAGGAAAATGGAAGAGAAGGACCTTGACGCTGTAAGTGCAACTTGCATGGCTTCGTTTATGCAGTCCGTTGCAGGCACATTGTCTGAGGAAGGGGTTTCAACCTTTTCTAAAATTGCTGCGAGTAATGCCTTTCTTGACAGAATGAAGGGCGACAACTTGATGCTGGTCGCAGAAATTGATGGAAAAGTTGAAGGTGTAATCGAGCTCAAGGAAGGTCGTCATGTTGCAATGCTTTTTATTAGCCCTGAACGCCAGAAAAAAGGTATTGGTAAGAAATTGCTTTCATCGGCTCTGAATCACGCAAAGGTTGAAATTGTCACCGTTAGCGCGTCCCTGTCTTCAGTTCCCGCCTATGAGAAGTACGGGTTTGAGTGCAAGGGCGAAGAAGGAGAGTCGGCAGGTTTGGCCTATCAGCCTATGGAGATCAAACTTAACAATTATCGGCATAGGGTTTCGTTTGGTACACTTGGCGCTTTATTTGGTGCGCAGGAAAATAACAATTAA
- a CDS encoding GFA family protein: MKGSCLCGEIEYEVSELDSPIQHCCCITCRKAHASAFNTASGVQSSNFRWLKGESLLSKFESSPGKIRYFCSMCGTHLIKSKEGSPVLVLRVATLDEDPGKIPEFRIWSSHEVPWLNYTSAMPTYDEWEPGR, translated from the coding sequence ATGAAAGGTAGCTGTCTCTGCGGCGAAATAGAATATGAAGTCAGTGAACTAGACTCACCGATTCAGCATTGTTGTTGTATTACGTGTAGGAAAGCACATGCTTCGGCGTTTAATACGGCATCAGGGGTTCAAAGTAGCAATTTCCGATGGTTAAAAGGTGAGTCGTTGCTTTCTAAATTTGAATCATCACCAGGAAAAATAAGGTATTTTTGTTCAATGTGTGGAACTCACTTGATTAAATCGAAGGAGGGAAGTCCAGTTCTAGTCTTGAGGGTGGCAACGCTTGATGAAGATCCTGGGAAAATACCGGAGTTCAGAATTTGGTCTTCACATGAAGTTCCATGGTTAAACTACACCTCAGCAATGCCTACTTACGATGAGTGGGAACCTGGGAGATGA
- a CDS encoding DUF1338 domain-containing protein → MSQTVNDFFERLWGQYIEITPSAKKIHRLLGKGDKIINDHVAFRTFNLPTINLDVLSQFFIDMGYQEKGQYEFKAKKLNAKHFEHSDYRLPKIFISELKLELCSEKLNSIVNQCVSQIENKALDNHSFMYSGRHWNVSYQDYITLLEESEYAAWLAAFGFRANHFTVSVNHLVGYMTLSEVNQVLKDNQFILNSAGGEIKGSPEVMLEQSSTLADKCLIDFIDLKKAIPACFYEFAYRYPQPDGSLYQGFVEASADKIFESTHSGAGD, encoded by the coding sequence ATGAGCCAAACAGTAAATGATTTTTTTGAACGTTTGTGGGGTCAATATATTGAGATAACCCCATCTGCAAAAAAGATCCATCGCCTGCTAGGTAAGGGTGATAAAATTATTAATGACCATGTTGCGTTTAGGACATTTAATTTACCGACTATTAACCTAGATGTTTTGAGTCAATTCTTTATAGATATGGGGTATCAGGAGAAAGGCCAATATGAGTTTAAGGCTAAAAAGCTCAATGCCAAACATTTTGAGCACTCAGATTACAGGTTACCTAAAATATTTATTAGTGAGCTAAAGCTTGAGTTATGCTCTGAAAAATTGAATAGCATCGTTAATCAATGCGTTTCACAAATAGAGAATAAGGCACTCGATAATCATAGTTTTATGTATTCTGGAAGGCATTGGAACGTCAGCTATCAAGACTATATAACACTCCTAGAAGAAAGCGAATACGCAGCATGGCTCGCTGCTTTCGGCTTTAGGGCTAACCACTTTACGGTGAGTGTAAACCATTTGGTCGGGTACATGACGCTATCTGAAGTCAATCAAGTGTTAAAAGACAACCAATTTATACTGAATTCAGCAGGCGGGGAGATCAAAGGCTCTCCTGAAGTGATGCTAGAACAGTCCTCAACGCTTGCCGATAAATGCTTAATCGACTTCATCGACCTGAAAAAAGCGATACCGGCGTGTTTTTATGAGTTCGCGTATCGTTACCCTCAGCCAGATGGCTCGTTATACCAAGGGTTTGTTGAAGCCTCAGCGGATAAGATCTTTGAAAGTACGCATAGTGGAGCTGGTGACTAA
- the astA gene encoding arginine N-succinyltransferase — protein MMIIRPIRESDYPALLKIAEESGYGFTSLPVSEELLKAKIARSEKAFRSSSHLVDGYSYLFVMADSDTDEVVGTSGIESSVGLRDPLYHYHQGKVTHYSNELDVYNTVDILTLGNDYTGSTEICTLFLSKHARQGYNGRLLSRCRFLFIGQNQARFSDIIMAEMRGVSDELGQSPFWVWLQEHFFSMRFSDAVHRVGMGQKSFIAELMPKYPIYTSLLSPEAQAVIGQVHEQTKPALTLLKQEGFSFRGYVDIFDAGPTVEARLVDVTTIKNRKEYGVTIGAVSGGDNFIVSNLEVIDFRAAVANLKVNDEAGTVTMNQETAAAIHVSNDDIISAVPLSHQQ, from the coding sequence ATGATGATTATCCGCCCGATAAGAGAGTCAGATTACCCCGCGTTACTTAAGATTGCAGAAGAGTCAGGCTATGGGTTTACCTCTTTACCCGTTAGCGAAGAACTACTAAAAGCAAAAATAGCGCGATCAGAGAAAGCTTTTCGCTCAAGCTCGCACCTTGTTGATGGTTACAGCTATTTATTTGTTATGGCTGATTCAGACACAGACGAGGTGGTAGGCACGAGTGGTATCGAATCATCTGTGGGGCTTCGTGATCCGCTATATCACTATCACCAAGGGAAGGTGACGCATTATTCTAATGAACTTGACGTATATAATACTGTCGATATCTTAACCTTAGGTAACGACTATACGGGTTCAACCGAAATCTGTACGTTGTTTTTGAGTAAGCACGCAAGGCAAGGCTATAACGGCCGACTGCTATCACGGTGCCGCTTTTTGTTTATTGGGCAGAATCAGGCTCGGTTCTCAGATATTATTATGGCTGAAATGCGCGGCGTGTCAGATGAACTTGGGCAGTCTCCTTTTTGGGTATGGTTGCAGGAACACTTTTTCTCGATGAGGTTTTCTGACGCCGTTCATAGAGTTGGGATGGGGCAGAAATCATTTATTGCTGAGTTGATGCCAAAGTATCCCATCTATACAAGTCTTTTAAGCCCCGAAGCTCAGGCCGTCATCGGCCAAGTGCATGAACAGACTAAGCCCGCGTTAACGTTGCTTAAACAAGAGGGTTTTAGCTTTAGGGGTTATGTTGATATCTTTGATGCAGGCCCAACAGTAGAAGCTAGGTTGGTAGACGTTACAACCATCAAAAATCGTAAAGAGTATGGTGTAACGATTGGTGCAGTATCAGGCGGCGATAATTTTATCGTAAGCAATCTTGAAGTCATCGACTTTCGTGCCGCAGTGGCAAACCTAAAAGTTAATGACGAAGCGGGCACCGTTACCATGAATCAAGAAACGGCAGCAGCAATACATGTTAGTAATGATGACATTATCAGTGCAGTGCCTTTGAGTCATCAACAATAA
- a CDS encoding LysR family transcriptional regulator, which yields MDINRVDLNLLIHLDVLLREQNVTKAASHLGITQPAMSNGLKRLRLLFEDPLLVRTTDGMAPTELALELKPAVREILFNIEKVIQPDRGFDLDSSRVFRIMASDYAESTLIPSVLNVVRQRAANVTLDILTPSDVSFEDVEQGRVDMAINRFDTLPQSFHQKTIWTDTFSCLMNADNEIANNFTLENYLEASHIWVSKTGFGVGVGMNPKDVQRLGWVDEALNEIGYKRNISVFTRHYQVAMLLAQQHDLIATLPSKAAGITNDSAKLVTKEPPFPIPAFDLKMAWSPLLHHNAGHQWLRRLIVDVANNGMEQK from the coding sequence ATGGATATCAACCGGGTAGACCTTAATTTACTTATACACCTTGATGTATTGCTACGTGAGCAAAATGTAACTAAGGCTGCTAGCCATTTAGGCATTACCCAACCAGCAATGAGTAATGGTCTTAAGCGCTTACGGCTTCTTTTTGAAGATCCCTTGTTAGTCAGAACCACTGATGGGATGGCGCCAACCGAGCTTGCACTAGAGCTAAAGCCTGCGGTTAGAGAAATTCTATTCAATATAGAAAAAGTTATTCAACCCGATCGAGGGTTTGATCTCGATAGTAGTCGTGTATTTCGGATTATGGCGAGTGATTACGCTGAGTCAACACTAATCCCTTCTGTATTAAATGTGGTTCGACAGCGCGCAGCTAACGTAACACTTGATATTTTAACCCCTAGCGATGTCTCGTTTGAAGATGTTGAGCAGGGGCGAGTGGATATGGCGATTAACCGTTTTGATACGCTTCCTCAATCATTTCATCAAAAAACTATATGGACTGACACATTCTCATGTCTGATGAATGCAGACAATGAAATCGCCAACAACTTTACGTTAGAAAATTACTTAGAGGCTAGCCATATTTGGGTTAGTAAAACAGGCTTTGGTGTAGGGGTAGGCATGAACCCTAAAGATGTTCAGCGACTAGGTTGGGTTGATGAAGCGCTCAATGAAATAGGCTACAAGCGCAATATCAGTGTATTTACGCGTCACTATCAAGTCGCGATGCTACTGGCGCAGCAGCATGACCTTATTGCTACACTTCCGAGCAAAGCCGCAGGCATAACAAACGATAGCGCTAAACTCGTTACAAAAGAACCGCCATTTCCTATACCCGCCTTTGACCTCAAGATGGCATGGAGTCCATTACTGCATCATAACGCTGGTCATCAATGGTTAAGACGTTTGATTGTAGATGTAGCAAATAATGGCATGGAGCAAAAATAG